Proteins encoded by one window of Pan troglodytes isolate AG18354 chromosome 16, NHGRI_mPanTro3-v2.0_pri, whole genome shotgun sequence:
- the LOC134808531 gene encoding large ribosomal subunit protein eL21-like — translation MTNTKGKRRGTRYMFSRPFRKHGVVPLATYMRIYKKGDIVDIKGMGTVQKGMPHKCYHGKTGRVYNVTQHAVGIVVNKQVKGKILAKRINVRIEHIKHSKSRDSFLKHVKENDQKKKEAREKATWVQLKRQPAPPREAHFVRTNGKEPELLEPIPYEFMP, via the coding sequence ATGAcgaacacaaagggaaagaggagaggcacccgatatatgttctctaggccttttagaaaacatggagttgttcctttggccacatatatgcgaatctataagaaaggtgatattgtagacatcaagggaatgggtactgttcaaaaaggaatgccccacaagtgttaccatggcaaaactggaagagtctacaatgttacccagcatgctgttggcattgttgtaaacaaacaagttaagggcaagattcttgccaagagaattaaTGTGCGTATTGAGCACATTAAGCACTCTAAGAGCCGAGATAGCTTCCTGAAACatgtgaaggaaaatgatcagaaaaagaaagaagccagagagaaagctaCCTGGGTTCAACTAAAGCgccagcctgctccacccagagaagcacactttgtgagaaccaatgggaaggagcctgagctgctggaacctATTCCCTATGAATTCATGCCATaa